In one Parvibaculum sp. genomic region, the following are encoded:
- a CDS encoding SDR family oxidoreductase produces the protein MAGICEGRVVIVTGGARGLGREYCLEYARQGAKVVVNDLGGARDGEGRSAGPAEDVANEIRAMGGEAVANGDDVSDWEGAKRMIDQAISTYGTLDVLVNNAGILRDRMIFNMTIDEWDAVIKVHLRGTFCPMRHAVGYWRERAKAGETNDARIINTTSVSGLFCNPGQTNYGAAKAGIASMSLIAAKELIRYGVTVNAISPGALTRLTEDLGPPEELKPGEWNPRDPSNVAPIVVWLGSAEARDVTGQVFESMRGRLCVYEGWHRGPTVEQDARFDPAKLGPIVKKMLADRRPDQKMGEG, from the coding sequence ATGGCGGGCATTTGCGAAGGCCGCGTGGTGATCGTCACCGGCGGCGCGCGCGGGCTGGGCCGCGAATACTGCCTCGAATATGCGCGCCAGGGCGCCAAGGTGGTGGTCAACGATCTCGGCGGCGCGCGCGACGGCGAAGGCCGCTCGGCGGGCCCCGCCGAAGATGTCGCCAACGAAATCAGGGCGATGGGCGGCGAGGCGGTGGCCAACGGCGACGACGTCTCCGACTGGGAAGGCGCCAAACGCATGATCGACCAGGCGATCTCGACCTATGGCACGCTCGACGTGCTGGTCAACAATGCCGGCATCCTGCGCGACCGCATGATTTTCAACATGACGATCGACGAATGGGATGCGGTCATCAAGGTGCATTTGCGCGGCACCTTCTGCCCGATGCGCCACGCCGTCGGCTATTGGCGCGAGCGGGCGAAGGCCGGCGAGACGAACGACGCGCGCATCATCAACACGACCTCGGTGTCGGGCCTTTTCTGCAATCCGGGGCAGACCAATTACGGTGCAGCGAAAGCCGGCATCGCCTCGATGTCGCTGATCGCCGCCAAGGAACTGATCCGCTACGGCGTGACGGTCAACGCGATCTCGCCCGGCGCGCTGACGCGGCTGACCGAAGACCTCGGGCCGCCGGAGGAATTGAAGCCCGGCGAATGGAACCCGCGCGATCCCTCGAATGTCGCGCCCATCGTCGTCTGGCTGGGGTCGGCCGAGGCGCGCGACGTGACCGGGCAGGTGTTTGAATCGATGCGCGGCCGCCTCTGCGTTTATGAAGGCTGGCATCGCGGGCCCACCGTCGAACAGGATGCCCGCTTCGACCCGGCGAAACTCGGACCCATCGTCAAGAAGATGCTGGCCGACCGCCGCCCGGACCAGAAGATGGGCGAGGGGTAG
- a CDS encoding alpha/beta hydrolase: METKTIDTHHVPVRYFEGGKGEPLVFLHGAGGVTAEDPLLAKLAEKYHVYAPLLPGYGDSEECGELREMLDITLHTWDVVAALGLKNPILAGHSMGGMIAAEMAAIAPNDVSRLGLICPAGLWLDEHPIPDIFAMLPYELPAVLFHDVEAGTALMTAGVALDDPEWLKGFLVQNARQMGMAGKILFPVPDRGLSQRLYRIKAKTLLIWGDSDKLIPPAYAHAWKKAIKGAELVSIPEAGHLMTLEKPDHIVKALAKLG, encoded by the coding sequence ATGGAAACGAAAACGATCGACACCCACCACGTCCCCGTCCGCTACTTCGAAGGCGGAAAAGGAGAGCCTCTCGTCTTCCTGCATGGCGCCGGCGGCGTCACGGCGGAAGACCCGCTGCTGGCGAAGCTCGCGGAAAAATATCATGTCTATGCGCCGCTGCTGCCGGGCTATGGCGACTCGGAAGAATGCGGCGAGTTGCGCGAGATGCTCGACATCACGCTCCACACTTGGGACGTGGTGGCGGCGCTCGGCCTGAAGAATCCGATCCTTGCCGGTCATTCGATGGGCGGCATGATCGCCGCCGAAATGGCCGCCATCGCGCCCAACGACGTCAGCCGCCTCGGCCTTATCTGTCCGGCCGGTCTCTGGCTCGACGAGCATCCGATCCCCGACATTTTCGCGATGCTGCCCTACGAGCTTCCGGCGGTGCTCTTCCACGATGTCGAAGCCGGCACCGCGCTGATGACGGCGGGCGTCGCGCTCGACGATCCGGAATGGCTGAAGGGCTTTCTCGTGCAGAATGCGCGGCAGATGGGCATGGCGGGCAAGATCCTCTTCCCCGTGCCGGATCGCGGTCTTTCGCAGCGCCTCTACCGCATCAAGGCGAAGACGCTGCTGATCTGGGGCGACAGCGACAAGCTGATCCCGCCGGCTTACGCCCATGCCTGGAAAAAAGCGATCAAGGGCGCCGAGCTTGTCTCGATCCCGGAAGCCGGACACCTGATGACACTCGAAAAGCCGGATCACATCGTCAAGGCATTGGCGAAGCTCGGCTGA
- a CDS encoding LLM class flavin-dependent oxidoreductase yields MKFTWFNLMPWPYLPDDFREKHRSVWVDIDSRLFDPAKSHEVYNSYMDMLEYAGTLGFDGIGVNEHHQNGYGIMPSPNIIAAGLARRTSDVGLVVLGNSIALYNPPVRVAEEFAMLDCISGGRLVAGFPVGTSMDTNYCYGQIPALTREKYQEAHDLIRRAWSDPDPFAWNGRYNKLRHVNIWPRPIQDPPPIHIPGGGSVETYDFCIDNTYSYSYLSFSGYIRAKALMQGYWDRVAERNAPDESPYRAGFAQTICVADTDEEAERLYSEHVSYFYNRCLHVYGGFADAPGYRTIKTIQTGALSQYAPPIDGYSSLTWKDLTEQGHVIAGSPETVRQRMEELIKGLNVGNIFCLMHVGNMPMDKCMHSTRLFAEKVMPHLRGMFPDYKDDNRFWCKPLAKQVKPGSLPAEKEVAAMVGGKD; encoded by the coding sequence ATGAAATTCACCTGGTTCAATCTGATGCCCTGGCCCTATCTGCCGGACGATTTCCGGGAGAAGCATCGCTCGGTCTGGGTCGACATCGACTCGCGCCTGTTCGATCCGGCAAAGAGCCATGAGGTCTACAATTCCTACATGGACATGCTCGAATATGCGGGCACGCTGGGCTTCGACGGCATCGGCGTCAACGAGCATCACCAGAACGGCTACGGCATCATGCCCTCGCCCAACATCATTGCGGCGGGCCTTGCGCGGCGCACGTCGGATGTCGGCCTTGTGGTGCTCGGCAATTCGATCGCGCTCTACAATCCGCCGGTGCGCGTCGCCGAAGAATTCGCGATGCTCGACTGCATTTCGGGCGGGCGTCTCGTTGCCGGGTTCCCGGTCGGCACGTCGATGGACACCAATTACTGCTACGGGCAGATACCGGCGCTGACGCGCGAAAAATATCAGGAAGCGCACGACCTGATCCGCCGCGCCTGGTCGGACCCCGATCCCTTCGCCTGGAACGGGCGCTACAACAAGCTCCGCCACGTCAACATCTGGCCGCGGCCGATTCAGGATCCGCCGCCGATCCATATTCCGGGCGGCGGTTCGGTCGAGACCTATGATTTCTGCATCGACAACACCTATTCCTATTCCTACCTCTCTTTCTCCGGCTATATCCGCGCCAAGGCGCTGATGCAGGGCTATTGGGACCGCGTCGCAGAGCGCAACGCGCCCGACGAGAGCCCCTACCGCGCGGGCTTTGCGCAGACAATCTGCGTGGCCGACACCGACGAGGAAGCCGAGCGGCTTTATTCGGAGCATGTCAGCTACTTTTACAATCGCTGCCTGCATGTCTATGGCGGCTTTGCCGATGCGCCGGGCTACCGGACCATCAAGACGATCCAGACCGGTGCGCTGTCGCAATATGCGCCGCCCATCGACGGCTATTCCTCGCTCACCTGGAAAGACCTGACCGAGCAGGGCCATGTGATCGCGGGCAGCCCCGAGACCGTGCGCCAGCGCATGGAGGAACTCATCAAGGGCCTCAACGTCGGCAACATCTTCTGCCTCATGCATGTCGGCAACATGCCGATGGACAAATGCATGCATTCGACAAGGCTCTTTGCTGAAAAAGTGATGCCGCATCTGCGCGGCATGTTCCCCGACTACAAGGACGACAACCGCTTCTGGTGCAAGCCGCTGGCAAAGCAGGTGAAGCCGGGCAGCCTGCCGGCCGAAAAGGAAGTGGCCGCGATGGTGGGAGGGAAGGACTGA
- a CDS encoding aldo/keto reductase produces the protein MRFKTLGNSGLKVSVVGLGCNNFGMKIDQAATDSVVGKALDLGITLFDTADVYGNKGGSERMLGHALGARRKEIVLATKFSLAMDDGEYMKGGSRRYIVQAVEASLKRLNTDYIDLYQMHFPDPDTPIEETISALDDLVRAGKVRYIGCSNFAGWQLVEAHYIAKEAGLAPFISAQNHYNLLDRKIEFELVPAAKKYGAGILPYFPLASGMLTGKYRRGGNGPEDGRLTVAAAMGKNLLTDANFDIVEKVTAFAEARGKSTLDAAIGWLASQPHVASVIAGATKPEQVEQNVEAGAWEMTAEELDEINKLTFRF, from the coding sequence ATGCGTTTCAAAACGCTTGGAAATTCGGGTCTGAAGGTTTCGGTTGTCGGTCTCGGCTGCAACAATTTCGGCATGAAGATCGATCAGGCCGCAACCGACAGCGTTGTCGGCAAGGCGCTCGATCTCGGCATCACGCTGTTCGACACGGCCGATGTTTATGGCAACAAGGGCGGCTCGGAGCGGATGCTCGGCCATGCGTTGGGCGCGCGGCGCAAGGAGATCGTGCTGGCGACGAAGTTCAGCCTCGCGATGGACGACGGTGAATACATGAAGGGCGGTTCGCGCCGCTATATCGTGCAGGCGGTGGAAGCGAGCCTCAAACGTCTGAACACGGATTATATCGATCTCTACCAGATGCATTTCCCCGATCCCGATACGCCGATCGAGGAAACGATTTCGGCGCTGGACGATCTGGTCCGCGCCGGCAAGGTGCGTTACATCGGCTGTTCGAACTTCGCCGGCTGGCAGCTTGTCGAGGCGCATTACATCGCGAAGGAAGCGGGTCTCGCGCCCTTTATCAGCGCGCAGAACCACTACAATCTGCTCGACCGCAAGATCGAATTCGAGCTGGTGCCGGCGGCGAAGAAATATGGCGCGGGCATCCTCCCTTATTTTCCGCTGGCAAGCGGCATGCTGACCGGCAAATACCGCCGCGGCGGCAACGGCCCGGAAGACGGCCGCCTGACGGTCGCCGCCGCCATGGGCAAGAACCTCCTGACCGACGCCAATTTCGACATTGTGGAGAAGGTGACGGCGTTTGCCGAGGCGCGCGGCAAGTCGACGCTCGACGCCGCCATCGGCTGGCTCGCCTCGCAGCCCCATGTCGCGAGCGTCATCGCCGGCGCGACGAAGCCCGAACAGGTCGAACAGAACGTGGAGGCCGGCGCATGGGAAATGACGGCGGAAGAACTCGATGAGATTAACAAGCTGACGTTCCGTTTCTAG
- a CDS encoding MFS transporter translates to MTAPLSRSSIYIHGSIGLPIAMFGYPVAVWLPPFYAGELGVSLAAVGTMIMLARLTDVVTDPMIGYLSDHTHTRIGRRKPFMLLGLPILVVGVLFLFMPYLFGFTSVGSVYLLAWLAVMFIGSTLVYIPYFAWGAEMSPDYHERSRITASREFYVLVGLMLAALIPALLPLFIDGPARPKPVLEAMGWAIIILMPLLVVLVCWRVAEPAHVKVARQVPLLEGLRHVGKNGPMVRVLAIVLIVTGGEAFRNALSLFFMRDYIGVTGVGMLYLYYFGAGLLAIPGWLWLGRQMGKHKAFAVCMTAAAALSTIAFFLEPGQTQIFTVMFVAKGLCFGGLQFLPLAMLADVVDVDTARSKGKRAGTFFAISGMTTKLATAFGTGISLNVVAFFGFNPAPGVVNGPDEMWWLTFSYAVIPSLFFLAALWLTWTYPLTAARQARLRGLIERRNTRLAQEAAINRSAD, encoded by the coding sequence ATGACCGCGCCGCTGTCGCGATCCTCGATCTATATTCACGGTTCGATCGGCCTGCCGATCGCGATGTTCGGCTATCCGGTGGCGGTGTGGCTGCCGCCTTTCTATGCCGGCGAGCTTGGCGTGTCGCTGGCCGCCGTCGGCACGATGATCATGCTGGCGCGCCTCACCGACGTCGTCACCGATCCGATGATCGGCTATCTCTCCGACCATACGCACACGCGCATCGGCCGCCGCAAGCCCTTCATGCTGCTCGGCCTGCCGATCCTTGTCGTCGGCGTGCTCTTCCTCTTCATGCCGTATCTCTTTGGTTTCACCTCGGTCGGCAGCGTCTATTTGCTGGCATGGCTCGCCGTCATGTTCATCGGCTCGACGCTGGTCTACATCCCCTATTTCGCCTGGGGCGCCGAAATGTCGCCCGACTATCACGAGCGGTCGCGCATCACCGCCTCGCGCGAATTCTATGTGCTGGTGGGGCTGATGCTGGCTGCGCTCATTCCGGCGCTGTTGCCGCTCTTCATCGACGGTCCGGCGCGGCCGAAGCCGGTGCTGGAAGCGATGGGTTGGGCGATCATCATTCTGATGCCGCTGCTTGTGGTGCTGGTCTGCTGGCGCGTCGCCGAGCCCGCGCATGTGAAGGTCGCGCGCCAGGTGCCGCTGCTGGAAGGCCTGCGCCATGTCGGCAAGAACGGTCCGATGGTGCGCGTGCTCGCCATCGTCTTGATCGTCACCGGCGGCGAGGCCTTCCGCAACGCGCTCTCGCTCTTCTTCATGCGCGACTATATCGGCGTCACCGGTGTCGGCATGCTCTACCTCTATTATTTCGGCGCCGGCCTGCTCGCCATTCCGGGCTGGCTCTGGCTCGGCCGCCAGATGGGCAAGCACAAGGCCTTCGCGGTCTGCATGACGGCGGCGGCCGCGCTTTCGACCATCGCCTTCTTCCTCGAGCCCGGCCAGACGCAGATTTTCACGGTGATGTTCGTCGCCAAGGGGCTCTGCTTCGGCGGCTTGCAGTTCCTGCCGCTGGCGATGCTCGCCGACGTGGTCGATGTCGACACCGCGCGCTCCAAGGGCAAGCGCGCCGGCACCTTCTTCGCCATCTCGGGCATGACCACCAAACTCGCCACGGCCTTCGGCACCGGCATTTCGCTCAACGTGGTGGCCTTTTTCGGCTTCAACCCCGCGCCCGGCGTGGTCAACGGGCCGGATGAGATGTGGTGGCTCACCTTCTCCTATGCGGTGATCCCGTCGCTCTTCTTCCTTGCCGCGCTCTGGCTCACCTGGACCTATCCGCTGACAGCGGCGCGTCAGGCGCGTCTGCGCGGGCTGATCGAGCGGCGCAACACGCGGCTGGCGCAGGAGGCCGCGATCAACCGTTCGGCCGATTGA
- a CDS encoding amidohydrolase family protein produces MGEVDLVIRGGTIIDGSGGAAYEADVAIDKGVIVEIGKVATKGREEIDAKGLLVTPGWVDIHTHYDGQVTWDSRMTPSSIHGSTTVVMGNCGVGFAPVKKTDHDRLIRLMEGVEDIPGAALHEGLSWKWESFADYMAAVETLPHDIDLVMQVPHGAVRVYVMGERGAKREPATDAEIAEMREIVRDAIKAGAIGFSTSRTVAHRTSDGDLTPTIGAADKEMIAIAEGLKDAGAGVLQWVSDFRDVDHEFSLVEKLVEVSGRPLSFSLVQADVVPDQWRELLKRLDGAAGRGLPIKAQVQGRPVGLMLGLQGSVHPFLTRPSYRAIADKPLEERVAIMRDPAFREKLLAEDLEPGHPFLNSLAGAYHKMFELGDPPNYEPSPEDSIGARARRTGENPDAIVYDMLTANGGRNFLFFPLHNYYEFNLDNALTMIRNPNTLFGLSDGGAHVGVICDVSVPTYMLTHWCRDRSRGERLDLPFVVRSQTRDTAEAIGLLDRGLIAPGMKADVNVIDFERLRLKPPSMVYDLPSGARRLMQEAEGYVATIVSGEVIYRDGKPTGALPGKLVRGHQPAPARAAAE; encoded by the coding sequence ATGGGTGAGGTGGATCTCGTTATCCGCGGCGGCACGATCATCGACGGTTCGGGCGGCGCGGCTTATGAGGCCGATGTCGCGATCGACAAGGGCGTCATCGTCGAGATCGGAAAGGTCGCCACGAAGGGCCGCGAGGAAATCGACGCGAAGGGCCTGCTGGTCACGCCGGGCTGGGTCGACATCCACACCCATTACGACGGTCAGGTGACCTGGGACAGCCGCATGACGCCGTCCTCGATCCACGGCTCCACCACCGTCGTCATGGGAAATTGCGGCGTCGGCTTCGCGCCGGTGAAGAAGACAGATCACGACCGGCTGATCCGCCTGATGGAAGGCGTCGAGGACATTCCGGGCGCCGCGCTCCACGAAGGCCTCTCCTGGAAATGGGAAAGCTTCGCCGACTACATGGCCGCGGTCGAAACGCTGCCGCATGACATCGACCTCGTGATGCAGGTGCCGCATGGCGCAGTGCGCGTCTATGTGATGGGCGAGCGCGGCGCGAAGCGCGAACCGGCAACCGACGCCGAAATCGCCGAGATGCGCGAAATCGTCCGTGACGCGATCAAGGCCGGCGCCATCGGCTTTTCGACCTCGCGCACGGTCGCGCATCGCACCTCGGACGGCGACCTGACGCCGACCATCGGCGCCGCCGACAAGGAAATGATCGCGATTGCCGAAGGCCTGAAGGACGCAGGCGCCGGCGTGCTGCAATGGGTGTCGGACTTCCGCGATGTCGATCACGAATTCTCGCTGGTCGAGAAACTGGTCGAAGTGTCGGGCCGTCCCTTGAGCTTTTCGCTGGTGCAGGCCGATGTGGTGCCCGACCAGTGGCGCGAGCTGCTGAAGCGGCTCGACGGCGCGGCGGGACGCGGCCTGCCGATCAAGGCGCAGGTGCAGGGCCGTCCGGTCGGCCTGATGCTGGGGCTTCAGGGCTCGGTGCATCCCTTCCTGACGCGGCCGAGCTACCGCGCGATTGCGGACAAGCCGCTTGAAGAACGCGTCGCGATCATGCGCGACCCGGCCTTCCGCGAAAAATTGCTGGCCGAGGATCTCGAGCCCGGCCACCCGTTCCTCAATTCGCTGGCGGGCGCCTATCACAAGATGTTCGAACTCGGCGATCCGCCGAACTACGAGCCTTCGCCCGAAGACAGCATCGGCGCCCGCGCCAGGCGCACCGGCGAAAACCCCGACGCCATCGTCTACGACATGCTGACGGCGAACGGCGGCCGCAACTTCCTCTTCTTCCCGCTGCACAACTACTACGAGTTCAATCTCGACAATGCGCTGACCATGATCCGCAATCCGAACACGCTGTTCGGCCTCTCGGACGGCGGCGCGCATGTCGGCGTCATCTGCGATGTCAGTGTGCCGACCTATATGCTGACCCATTGGTGCCGCGACCGCTCGCGCGGCGAAAGGCTCGATCTGCCCTTCGTCGTCCGCAGCCAGACCCGCGACACGGCGGAAGCCATCGGCCTTCTCGATCGCGGGCTGATCGCGCCCGGCATGAAGGCCGATGTCAACGTGATCGACTTCGAGCGCCTGCGGCTGAAGCCGCCAAGCATGGTCTACGACCTGCCGTCGGGCGCGCGCCGGCTGATGCAGGAAGCCGAGGGCTATGTTGCAACGATCGTCAGCGGCGAGGTGATCTATCGCGATGGCAAGCCGACAGGCGCGCTGCCGGGCAAGCTGGTGCGCGGCCACCAGCCGGCGCCCGCCCGCGCTGCGGCGGAATAG
- a CDS encoding TauD/TfdA family dioxygenase codes for MAIRVLEPAGEWRAGDVADESQWTLHLSPDDVAELEAALAHAKSRTGDLLDVTAADFPLPELGARLAEVEADLIDGRGFALIRGLPVERYSDDDASLIYWGIGMHLGKPWPQNRHGHLLGDVTDQGKSGADPTSRGNEIGGVAFPYHSDGSDLVGLMCLRKAKSGGISTVANALAIHNELVRARPDLAEILYTPQPYDYRGEEPKGGEPFYFMPVFTEHGGRLFVRYIRPYIESSQRHAAAPRLSPKAREAFDLVDAMCADRDFNVYMDLEPGDMQFVNNYHVLHARTAYEDWPERNRKRHLKRLWLETARLTDRPEKFRNFSGHWAQKRTKSELKLDA; via the coding sequence ATGGCCATTCGGGTTCTGGAACCTGCTGGCGAATGGCGCGCCGGCGATGTCGCCGACGAAAGCCAATGGACGCTGCATCTGTCGCCGGACGACGTTGCCGAGCTGGAAGCGGCGCTCGCACATGCCAAATCGCGCACAGGCGATCTGCTCGACGTGACGGCGGCGGATTTTCCGCTGCCGGAACTCGGCGCCCGTCTCGCCGAAGTCGAAGCGGACCTGATCGACGGCCGCGGCTTCGCGCTCATTCGCGGACTTCCGGTCGAGCGCTATTCCGACGACGACGCCTCGCTGATCTATTGGGGCATCGGCATGCATCTCGGCAAGCCCTGGCCGCAAAACAGGCACGGGCATCTCCTGGGCGACGTGACCGATCAGGGCAAGTCGGGCGCCGATCCGACCTCGCGCGGCAACGAAATCGGCGGCGTCGCCTTCCCCTATCATTCGGACGGCTCCGACCTCGTCGGCCTGATGTGTTTGCGCAAGGCGAAGTCGGGCGGCATCTCGACGGTGGCGAACGCGCTGGCGATCCACAACGAGCTTGTGCGCGCGCGGCCCGACCTTGCCGAAATTCTCTACACGCCGCAGCCCTACGATTACCGCGGTGAGGAACCGAAAGGCGGCGAGCCTTTCTATTTCATGCCGGTCTTCACCGAACATGGAGGCCGCCTCTTCGTGCGCTACATCCGCCCCTATATCGAATCGAGCCAGCGCCACGCCGCCGCACCGCGCCTGAGCCCCAAGGCGCGCGAAGCCTTCGATCTCGTCGATGCGATGTGCGCCGATCGCGATTTCAACGTCTATATGGATCTCGAGCCCGGCGACATGCAGTTCGTCAACAACTACCACGTGCTGCATGCACGAACGGCTTACGAGGACTGGCCGGAACGCAACCGCAAGCGGCATCTGAAGCGGCTCTGGCTCGAAACGGCGCGCCTGACCGACCGTCCGGAAAAGTTCCGGAACTTTTCGGGTCACTGGGCGCAAAAGCGGACGAAGAGCGAATTGAAGCTCGACGCGTGA
- a CDS encoding alpha/beta hydrolase — protein MYSDFGGDLRTGGEGRTVMLVHGMWSRPGAWDKFRAFFEARGYRVVVPALRHRAEPGADPHPELGVTSIADYADDLAAEIRNLGHKPVIVGHSMGGLLAQILAARGLVHAAVCLAPAHCAGYMSFDPGPLWIFRNQTLSRRFWERPQLPTFETMRYGILNGFPEAEREAMYATLVPESGRAFFEIAYWFFDRRRATAINPADISCPLLMLTGTNDRLTPVHITKRVVEGYEGRARLETLPGHAHWLPAEPGWERIAERTAAFFEIEAPALVRQIPVTAPAPAGGLVPAR, from the coding sequence ATGTACAGCGATTTCGGCGGTGATCTTCGAACGGGCGGCGAAGGACGCACGGTCATGCTCGTTCACGGCATGTGGAGCCGCCCCGGCGCCTGGGACAAATTCCGCGCCTTCTTCGAGGCGCGCGGCTACCGCGTCGTCGTGCCGGCGCTTCGCCACCGCGCCGAACCGGGCGCCGACCCGCATCCCGAGCTCGGCGTCACCAGCATCGCCGACTACGCCGACGACCTCGCCGCCGAAATCCGCAATCTGGGCCACAAGCCCGTTATTGTCGGCCATTCGATGGGCGGCCTTCTCGCGCAGATACTGGCCGCGCGCGGCCTCGTGCATGCGGCCGTCTGTCTCGCCCCGGCGCATTGCGCGGGCTACATGTCGTTCGATCCCGGTCCGCTCTGGATTTTCCGCAACCAGACCCTGTCGCGCCGCTTCTGGGAGCGGCCGCAACTGCCGACATTCGAGACGATGCGCTACGGCATATTGAACGGCTTTCCCGAGGCCGAGCGCGAGGCGATGTATGCGACGCTGGTGCCGGAATCGGGCCGCGCCTTTTTCGAGATTGCCTACTGGTTCTTCGACCGCCGCCGCGCCACCGCGATCAACCCGGCCGACATCTCCTGCCCGCTGCTGATGCTGACCGGCACCAACGACCGTCTGACGCCGGTTCACATCACGAAGCGGGTGGTCGAGGGATATGAAGGCCGTGCAAGGCTCGAAACGCTGCCGGGCCACGCACACTGGCTGCCGGCCGAACCCGGCTGGGAACGCATCGCCGAACGGACGGCGGCCTTCTTCGAAATCGAGGCCCCGGCGCTTGTGCGCCAGATACCCGTCACCGCGCCGGCGCCGGCGGGCGGGCTCGTTCCGGCGCGCTAA
- a CDS encoding nitronate monooxygenase: MNRVLAHTGAKYPIVQAPMGWIARSQLASAVCKAGGLGIIETSSGETEACKAEILKMRELTGAPFGVNLPIRFLKDDAMLRFVCDAGVKFVTTSAGSPAKFIAPLHDAGITVYHAVPTVDAAMKCVDAGIDGLVVEGTEGGGFKNPEEVGTLVLLQAIRAKSDIPMIAAGGICDGKGMAAAFALGAEGVQMGTRFVSCAESPVHINYKQAIVDAKETGTYVLNKKSTPCIRALKTERTAAIHEEGLMPPDTFARILDLYFGGDMEAAVGLAGETAGLITAIKSAKDIIEETVAEFFAITARMGALGTAKSFG; encoded by the coding sequence ATGAACCGCGTGCTTGCCCATACGGGCGCGAAATATCCGATCGTCCAGGCGCCGATGGGCTGGATCGCCCGTTCGCAGCTCGCCTCCGCCGTCTGCAAGGCGGGCGGCCTCGGCATCATCGAAACCTCGTCCGGCGAGACCGAAGCCTGCAAGGCCGAGATCCTGAAAATGCGCGAGCTGACCGGCGCCCCCTTCGGCGTCAACCTGCCGATTCGGTTCCTGAAGGACGACGCGATGCTGCGTTTCGTCTGCGACGCGGGCGTGAAGTTCGTCACGACATCGGCCGGCAGCCCGGCCAAGTTCATCGCGCCGCTGCACGATGCGGGCATCACCGTCTATCACGCCGTGCCGACGGTCGACGCGGCGATGAAATGCGTCGATGCCGGTATCGACGGCCTCGTGGTTGAGGGCACCGAAGGCGGCGGCTTCAAGAACCCGGAAGAGGTCGGCACGCTGGTGCTCCTGCAGGCGATCCGCGCGAAGTCCGACATTCCGATGATCGCCGCGGGCGGCATCTGCGACGGCAAGGGCATGGCGGCGGCCTTCGCGCTCGGCGCCGAAGGCGTGCAGATGGGAACGCGCTTCGTCAGCTGCGCCGAAAGCCCGGTCCATATCAATTACAAGCAGGCAATCGTCGACGCGAAAGAGACCGGCACCTACGTTCTCAACAAGAAATCGACGCCCTGCATCCGCGCCCTGAAGACGGAGCGCACGGCCGCGATCCACGAGGAAGGCCTGATGCCGCCGGACACTTTCGCGCGCATCCTCGATCTTTATTTCGGCGGCGACATGGAAGCCGCTGTCGGTCTTGCCGGCGAAACGGCCGGGCTGATCACCGCGATCAAATCGGCGAAAGACATCATCGAGGAAACCGTCGCCGAGTTTTTCGCCATCACCGCGCGCATGGGCGCGCTCGGCACGGCGAAAAGCTTCGGCTGA
- the speD gene encoding adenosylmethionine decarboxylase, giving the protein MSETNALFQLGIDLNEVSSNTQAEVLEFPIAQSKEVKASPLTSSDERTDFFIERDGERFAGTHLIIDLVGASRLDDLAHIEATLRRCVEVSKATLLHIHLHHFTPNGGVSGVAVLSESHISIHSWPEANYAALDVFMCGEAEPHNAIEVLREAFAPSDIRVGEHLRGKDMV; this is encoded by the coding sequence ATGTCCGAAACCAATGCCCTCTTCCAATTGGGGATCGACTTGAACGAAGTTTCAAGCAACACCCAGGCGGAAGTACTCGAGTTCCCGATTGCGCAGTCGAAAGAAGTGAAGGCATCGCCCCTCACGTCGAGCGACGAACGCACCGACTTCTTCATCGAGCGCGACGGCGAGCGTTTTGCCGGCACGCATCTGATCATCGACCTGGTCGGCGCGAGCCGGCTCGACGATCTGGCCCATATCGAGGCGACGCTGCGGCGTTGCGTCGAAGTGTCGAAGGCGACGCTGCTGCACATCCATCTCCATCACTTCACGCCCAATGGCGGCGTGTCGGGCGTGGCGGTGCTGTCGGAGAGCCATATCTCGATTCATAGCTGGCCCGAGGCCAATTATGCGGCTCTCGACGTCTTCATGTGCGGCGAGGCCGAACCGCACAACGCGATCGAAGTGCTGCGCGAAGCCTTCGCGCCGTCGGACATCCGCGTCGGCGAACACCTGCGCGGCAAGGATATGGTCTGA